A window from Opitutia bacterium ISCC 52 encodes these proteins:
- a CDS encoding LacI family transcriptional regulator, whose translation MITSTKDLAEHLGLSRWTVSRVLNGHPEVKEETRRRVLEAARELGFSPNAMARGLRGGSTGLVGVCFQEIESPALAKKTAFLQQQLRAMGFQGMIELTDGDPNLEESVLRHFLSLKSDAIILVASTLKSDNPTINYLTEAKIPTVLVDPIHELPFPSIHLDRTGIMEKLIDHLWDREHRQFALLGIESDLVLGQHRTEGIRRGVEKHGSSYGDCVTSYTEDGFGLQDYGYGYSLAKSILANGDKATAWVAMNDRLAIGAMTYLREQGIQVPDDIAVVGFDNLDISPWFDPPLTTVDHVIPKIFREAVATLIQQIQSPSSQDPVKEWILPEIIIRKTS comes from the coding sequence ATGATCACCTCTACCAAAGACCTCGCTGAGCACCTCGGCTTATCCCGCTGGACGGTCTCTCGTGTTTTGAATGGTCATCCGGAAGTGAAAGAGGAAACCCGGCGACGTGTATTGGAAGCAGCGCGGGAATTAGGCTTCTCTCCCAATGCAATGGCTCGAGGATTACGCGGGGGGTCTACAGGGTTGGTCGGAGTATGCTTTCAGGAAATTGAGTCTCCCGCTTTAGCCAAGAAGACTGCTTTTCTACAGCAACAGCTCAGGGCAATGGGTTTTCAGGGGATGATCGAATTGACTGATGGTGATCCCAATTTAGAGGAATCTGTTTTGCGTCACTTCCTGTCCTTGAAATCGGACGCTATCATTCTCGTAGCATCCACGTTGAAGTCGGATAACCCGACTATCAATTATTTAACCGAAGCAAAAATCCCAACCGTATTGGTGGATCCGATACATGAATTGCCTTTCCCATCCATTCATTTGGATCGGACGGGAATCATGGAAAAGTTGATCGATCATCTTTGGGATCGGGAACATAGACAATTTGCGCTACTCGGCATTGAAAGCGACCTTGTGCTTGGGCAACACCGCACCGAAGGCATACGTCGGGGAGTGGAGAAGCATGGTTCTTCTTATGGGGATTGCGTGACCAGCTACACCGAAGATGGATTCGGGCTCCAAGACTATGGCTATGGTTATTCATTAGCTAAATCAATTTTAGCCAATGGCGACAAAGCGACTGCTTGGGTAGCGATGAATGATCGCTTGGCCATTGGCGCAATGACTTATCTGCGCGAGCAAGGCATTCAAGTTCCCGACGATATCGCAGTGGTTGGTTTCGACAATTTGGATATCAGCCCCTGGTTCGATCCTCCTCTCACCACGGTCGACCACGTGATCCCTAAGATTTTCCGCGAAGCGGTAGCGACCTTGATCCAGCAAATCCAATCTCCTTCGTCTCAAGATCCAGTTAAGGAGTGGATCCTTCCAGAGATTATCATTCGCAAAACAAGTTAG
- the pyrE gene encoding orotate phosphoribosyltransferase — MDDKQQEILTIFEESKALLRGHFILRSGLRSSHFFQCARVCEYMDKVERLAEIMLEKLEDTEFTTVLAPAMGGLVFGQEVARQAKVRYIFAEKQDDKLVLRRGFKIEPAEKVLIVEDVITRGGRAQEAIDIVRGLEGDVTGLALLADRSAGNASFDVPVISLAEFNFPTYNPESLPPELEGIPAVKPGS; from the coding sequence ATGGACGATAAGCAACAGGAAATCCTCACAATCTTTGAAGAATCGAAAGCGCTCTTGCGTGGTCACTTTATTCTGCGGTCAGGCCTTCGCAGTAGCCATTTTTTTCAGTGCGCTCGTGTCTGTGAATACATGGACAAAGTGGAGCGGCTCGCTGAAATAATGCTCGAGAAACTCGAAGACACTGAATTCACAACCGTTCTTGCGCCGGCCATGGGTGGACTGGTTTTCGGTCAGGAAGTAGCTCGCCAGGCCAAGGTCCGATACATTTTTGCTGAAAAGCAGGATGACAAACTGGTTCTTCGTCGTGGATTCAAAATAGAACCCGCAGAAAAAGTCCTGATCGTAGAAGACGTAATCACTCGAGGCGGCCGAGCTCAGGAAGCTATTGATATTGTACGCGGACTAGAGGGTGATGTAACCGGACTGGCATTGCTAGCAGACCGCAGTGCAGGGAATGCTTCATTTGACGTCCCGGTGATCTCATTGGCGGAATTTAACTTCCCCACCTACAATCCCGAAAGTCTACCTCCTGAATTGGAAGGAATTCCGGCGGTAAAACCGGGCTCTTAG